The DNA sequence CTCGCGCGAGGAGAGCGCCTCCACCGCCGCCTCGGACGATCGCGCCGACACCAGCAGATGGACCACTTCGGGGTCGACGACCGAGCCGCCCGCGGCCACCGTGCGGACCGCGTTGACCAGGGTGTCGGCGTCGGCGACGCGGTCCTTCAGGAGGTAGCCGGTGCCGCTGCCCGCGCTCATCGCGCGGATCGCGTATGCGGCCGTCGTGTACATCGAGAGCAGGAGGATGCCCGCCGTCGAGCCGTCGGCGCGCAGCCGCTCCAGGGCGCGCAGGCCCTCGTCGGTGTGCGTCGGCGGCATCTTGATGTCCAGAACGATCGCGTCGACCGCCCCGTCGCCGCCCACGACGTCGAGCAGGTCCTCGGCCGAGCCGACCGCGGCCACGACCTCCAGGC is a window from the Leifsonia sp. AG29 genome containing:
- a CDS encoding LuxR C-terminal-related transcriptional regulator, whose translation is MPGGSKAEGRPLRVAVADDAVLLREGIGQILRAGGLEVVAAVGSAEDLLDVVGGDGAVDAIVLDIKMPPTHTDEGLRALERLRADGSTAGILLLSMYTTAAYAIRAMSAGSGTGYLLKDRVADADTLVNAVRTVAAGGSVVDPEVVHLLVSARSSEAAVEALSSRERDVLRLMAEGRSNVGIASELHLSLRTVESHIGHIMAKLGVEDSAEGHRRVLAVLRFLGRDG